A stretch of the Methanobacterium veterum genome encodes the following:
- a CDS encoding 4Fe-4S dicluster domain-containing protein: protein MIKVDKELCKGCNICTEFCPFKVYEQSKKPNKKGVRLPTPEHEERCTKCGLCALMCPDQAIRVEEKEE from the coding sequence ATGATAAAAGTCGATAAAGAACTATGTAAGGGGTGCAACATATGCACAGAATTTTGCCCCTTTAAGGTTTATGAACAATCAAAAAAACCTAATAAAAAGGGAGTTCGTCTTCCAACTCCGGAGCACGAAGAACGATGCACTAAATGTGGTTTATGTGCATTAATGTGCCCAGATCAGGCTATACGAGTTGAAGAGAAAGAAGAATAA
- a CDS encoding DUF2085 domain-containing protein, protein MDNQNLQANGSCASKPQNKKILQESMDNSDTNLSKVFICHRLPERTFKIRDHYFPVCSRCTGIYIGAFSYYIFVYFVYLQYAIAVTLAMILMVVTTFLDGLTQFFRFRESNNILKFSSGLQVLGLNSGLSL, encoded by the coding sequence ATGGATAACCAAAACTTGCAGGCTAATGGAAGCTGTGCTTCCAAGCCGCAAAATAAAAAGATTTTGCAGGAATCAATGGATAATTCAGATACAAATCTTTCTAAAGTGTTTATATGTCATAGATTGCCAGAAAGAACTTTTAAAATCAGGGATCATTATTTTCCAGTTTGTTCACGGTGTACGGGGATTTATATAGGGGCATTTTCTTATTATATTTTCGTTTATTTTGTTTATCTCCAGTATGCTATTGCAGTAACTTTAGCGATGATTTTAATGGTAGTAACAACCTTTTTAGATGGTTTAACACAGTTTTTCAGATTCAGGGAAAGTAACAACATTTTGAAGTTTTCTTCTGGTTTGCAGGTATTGGGCTTGAATTCTGGTTTGAGTCTGTAA
- a CDS encoding class E sortase, which yields MKLSTLFIIAGMVIISLYFMVEVSFYATTEDVVLNKSDTPFLEIPKIGVDQNINNKSVNYGVYYEPLSSKPGYGTTVLAGHRTFYSSPFVNLDKLKVGDNITVSWPGIGNVQYNVVRSYIVPASYQLPLEQGKTLILYTCYPLGSSKERLIIQANQTKIVPFTYSKAANTDNGKTPFPYAPLLISAFLGIGLVLSYLYPVKEDKIFIFMTTIALTMFLVYGYFFPVPGDQIASQISNLSDMFGG from the coding sequence ATGAAGTTATCAACACTTTTTATCATTGCGGGGATGGTTATCATCTCCCTTTATTTTATGGTGGAAGTAAGTTTCTACGCAACAACAGAAGATGTTGTTTTAAATAAATCAGACACTCCTTTTCTTGAAATACCAAAAATAGGTGTTGATCAAAATATCAACAACAAATCCGTGAATTACGGAGTATATTATGAGCCCCTATCTTCAAAACCGGGTTACGGAACTACAGTACTCGCAGGGCACAGGACATTTTACAGTTCTCCATTTGTGAATCTGGACAAACTTAAAGTGGGAGATAATATAACTGTATCCTGGCCAGGGATAGGAAATGTTCAGTATAATGTGGTAAGGTCATATATTGTTCCTGCATCATATCAGTTACCGCTGGAACAGGGAAAAACTCTTATTTTATATACATGTTATCCCCTTGGATCATCCAAAGAAAGGCTGATTATACAGGCAAATCAAACTAAAATAGTCCCATTCACATATTCAAAGGCAGCAAATACAGATAATGGGAAAACACCATTTCCATATGCTCCTTTACTAATAAGCGCATTTTTAGGGATAGGTTTAGTCTTAAGTTATCTATATCCAGTAAAAGAAGATAAGATATTCATTTTTATGACTACAATTGCTCTTACAATGTTTTTAGTATATGGGTACTTCTTCCCAGTTCCAGGAGACCAGATAGCGTCACAGATCTCCAATTTGAGCGATATGTTTGGAGGTTGA
- a CDS encoding dihydroneopterin aldolase family protein — translation MDIEDRYFKNISSRERVIFEGAITMGALFHQFVGTPVNSESAETLEKSIKEAMELQPCIEEVEVKIDRKMLEEAKSKFNYVSLNGDMLDIRVVSKYDAKKAVLRMEYIEELKYPLMYVEYIED, via the coding sequence ATGGACATTGAAGATAGATATTTCAAAAATATTTCAAGCAGAGAAAGGGTAATTTTTGAAGGTGCAATTACAATGGGGGCGCTGTTCCATCAGTTTGTTGGAACACCTGTAAATTCAGAAAGTGCAGAAACACTTGAAAAATCCATAAAAGAAGCAATGGAACTCCAGCCATGCATTGAAGAAGTTGAAGTAAAAATAGATCGTAAGATGCTTGAAGAAGCTAAAAGTAAATTCAATTATGTATCTTTAAACGGAGATATGCTTGACATACGAGTAGTTTCGAAGTATGATGCTAAAAAAGCGGTTTTGAGGATGGAATACATTGAGGAGTTGAAGTACCCTTTGATGTATGTTGAGTATATTGAGGACTAG
- a CDS encoding 2-oxoacid:ferredoxin oxidoreductase subunit beta: MATKLTGSRYTDYLRKERLPHIFCAGCGNGIVMNTFFNGMNMAEFDLDNIVMVSGIGCSSRIPGYIKCDSLHTTHGRPITFATGVKLANPDLDVVVFTGDGDAAAIGGNHLIHGARRNIDITVICINNSIYGMTGGQISPTSPKGSYGSTAPYGALERPFSLADLVTAAGATYVARWTTTHAMPLSLSIKKGLQNKGFSFIEVISQCPTYFGRKNRMRTPLEMMDFMKKNSVLKEKAVNMSEEELEGKIIVGEFVDKSMPEYSERLCELVNEKCENGTPSESIKAAYKS; this comes from the coding sequence ATGGCTACTAAACTAACAGGAAGTCGTTATACAGACTATTTAAGGAAAGAACGGCTCCCACATATCTTTTGTGCAGGATGTGGAAATGGAATTGTTATGAACACATTCTTCAATGGCATGAACATGGCAGAATTTGATCTTGATAACATCGTAATGGTATCTGGAATAGGATGTTCCTCAAGGATACCAGGTTATATAAAATGCGATTCACTTCATACAACACATGGGAGACCGATCACATTTGCAACAGGAGTTAAATTAGCAAATCCTGACCTTGATGTAGTTGTATTTACAGGAGATGGGGACGCTGCGGCTATTGGAGGTAACCACCTGATTCATGGTGCAAGGAGAAATATAGACATCACTGTAATATGTATAAATAACAGTATTTACGGTATGACAGGAGGGCAAATCAGCCCAACATCACCAAAAGGGAGTTATGGAAGTACAGCACCATATGGAGCTCTTGAAAGACCTTTCAGTCTGGCAGATCTTGTAACTGCAGCTGGGGCAACCTATGTTGCAAGGTGGACCACAACTCACGCCATGCCGCTTTCACTTTCCATTAAGAAAGGTTTACAAAATAAAGGATTTTCATTCATTGAAGTTATTTCACAGTGCCCAACCTATTTCGGAAGGAAAAACAGGATGAGGACTCCCCTTGAGATGATGGACTTCATGAAAAAGAACAGTGTCTTGAAGGAAAAAGCTGTAAACATGAGCGAAGAAGAACTTGAAGGAAAAATAATTGTGGGAGAATTTGTTGATAAAAGCATGCCTGAATATTCAGAAAGGCTTTGTGAACTGGTAAATGAAAAATGTGAAAATGGAACTCCCTCAGAATCTATTAAAGCGGCTTATAAAAGTTAA
- the sucC gene encoding ADP-forming succinate--CoA ligase subunit beta, which translates to MRCFEYSAKKIFKNEGIPVPESYVAKNPEEAEDAAAKLGKPVALKSQVLVGGRGKAGGIKFADSPEEAGKVAKELLGTEIKGEKVIKLLIEEKVNIQSEFYISVIMDRSAKKPVIMASTEGGMEIEEVAKKSPEKIVKYHINPLDEFLPYQAREIARKMGIPNDLISKMGTFILKLFNVFNKYDATIAEINPLVLTPEGLIAADAKFGVDDDALWRHNEFADLEEAKKGEFAYVTLDGDIAVIGNGAGLTLVGMDMINLYGGKPATFLDIGGGASQESIARAINLVLSEPNVKVIFLNVLGGITRADDVANGVITVLNSADHKVPIVIRLTGTNEKEGQRILRDAGIPFEISMEEAAEKAVEICRSLS; encoded by the coding sequence TTGAGATGCTTTGAATACAGTGCTAAAAAAATATTTAAAAATGAAGGTATTCCTGTACCTGAAAGCTACGTTGCAAAAAACCCTGAAGAGGCAGAAGACGCTGCAGCAAAATTAGGTAAGCCAGTTGCTCTAAAATCTCAGGTTCTTGTTGGGGGCAGGGGTAAAGCCGGCGGAATAAAATTTGCAGATAGTCCTGAAGAGGCAGGGAAAGTTGCAAAAGAACTTTTAGGTACTGAAATTAAAGGCGAAAAAGTAATCAAGCTCCTTATCGAGGAAAAAGTCAATATCCAATCTGAATTTTATATAAGCGTGATAATGGACAGGTCTGCTAAAAAGCCTGTGATAATGGCAAGCACTGAAGGAGGTATGGAAATCGAAGAAGTGGCTAAAAAAAGCCCTGAAAAGATAGTTAAATACCATATTAACCCTTTAGATGAATTCCTACCTTACCAGGCAAGGGAAATAGCAAGAAAAATGGGAATTCCCAATGATTTGATTTCGAAAATGGGTACATTCATTTTGAAGTTGTTCAATGTATTTAATAAGTACGATGCAACCATTGCAGAGATTAACCCGCTTGTATTAACTCCAGAAGGACTTATTGCAGCAGATGCAAAATTCGGAGTTGATGATGATGCTCTCTGGAGACATAACGAGTTTGCAGACCTTGAAGAAGCCAAAAAAGGAGAGTTTGCATATGTAACCCTTGACGGCGATATTGCCGTAATTGGAAATGGTGCAGGACTTACTTTAGTAGGTATGGATATGATCAACCTTTACGGCGGAAAACCAGCTACCTTTTTAGACATAGGCGGTGGAGCGTCACAGGAAAGTATTGCACGTGCAATAAATCTTGTCTTAAGCGAACCAAACGTTAAAGTGATCTTCTTAAACGTGCTTGGCGGAATAACCCGTGCTGATGATGTTGCAAATGGAGTTATAACTGTTTTAAACAGTGCAGATCATAAGGTCCCCATTGTCATCAGGCTTACAGGGACAAATGAAAAAGAAGGTCAGCGTATTTTACGTGATGCCGGAATTCCATTTGAGATATCAATGGAAGAAGCTGCTGAAAAAGCTGTTGAGATCTGCAGGTCTTTAAGTTAA
- a CDS encoding GNAT family N-acetyltransferase: MKIKSIELLKVNLASTFIWKVFSEFVAHEYPQEGINTFKEFIQPEELQKMMENEKIFMLGCFDMKKLVGVLAIMDFCHVSLLFVDKEYQCKGIAKTLFAKALELCLQKNQELREITVNSSIYAVPIYKRLGFNITGEPATNNGITFIPMKMNIIKK; the protein is encoded by the coding sequence ATGAAAATTAAATCTATAGAACTACTCAAAGTTAATCTAGCATCAACATTTATTTGGAAAGTATTCTCAGAATTTGTAGCCCATGAATATCCCCAGGAAGGAATCAATACATTTAAAGAATTTATACAACCCGAAGAACTTCAAAAAATGATGGAAAATGAGAAAATTTTCATGTTAGGCTGCTTTGACATGAAAAAACTTGTGGGAGTATTGGCAATAATGGATTTTTGCCATGTCAGTCTGCTTTTTGTTGATAAGGAATATCAGTGCAAGGGCATTGCCAAAACACTTTTTGCAAAAGCGTTAGAGTTATGCCTGCAAAAAAATCAGGAACTGCGCGAAATAACGGTTAATTCATCCATATATGCAGTTCCAATATACAAAAGGTTAGGGTTTAATATTACAGGAGAACCAGCAACAAATAATGGAATAACATTTATTCCCATGAAAATGAACATTATAAAAAAATAA
- a CDS encoding potassium channel family protein yields the protein MTRCPECSKENSEDASFCQYCGTKFAHLETEKKAVLEDSQIESDSNKHFDLESRSTRDLIISILVILDTILIGFILLYPSYSNSMYIIGFDLIVCIILFVDFIQNKRSEEYNSSVKEDAIDIFSMIPLLVFVLLPSAWTNYFAFARLFKIVILLEKGKKHIFNFFQKTNFSYLLITFFILICAGSVTMLVMESSPADEINTPMDALWYVIATISTVGYGDVTPESFGGKIIGIFLMIVGAGFFSLLTAYLASWFMEEHEEEEDEIKNKIINMEKSVDEMKSEIKELKELLKENK from the coding sequence ATGACACGATGTCCAGAATGCAGTAAAGAAAACAGTGAAGATGCAAGTTTCTGCCAGTACTGCGGAACAAAATTTGCACACCTTGAAACTGAAAAAAAGGCTGTTTTGGAAGATAGCCAAATAGAATCAGATTCAAATAAGCATTTTGATCTTGAGTCTAGATCTACACGTGATTTAATTATATCCATCTTAGTAATTTTAGATACTATCCTTATTGGATTTATTTTATTGTATCCATCTTACTCAAATTCGATGTACATCATTGGATTTGATTTAATTGTATGTATAATTCTCTTTGTTGATTTCATACAAAATAAGCGGTCAGAAGAGTATAATTCATCTGTTAAAGAAGATGCAATTGATATTTTTTCAATGATACCTTTACTGGTATTCGTTCTACTTCCTTCCGCATGGACAAATTATTTTGCTTTTGCTAGGCTATTTAAAATAGTTATACTACTTGAGAAGGGCAAGAAACATATTTTTAACTTTTTTCAAAAGACTAATTTCAGTTACCTGCTTATCACGTTTTTTATCCTTATTTGTGCAGGATCTGTTACCATGTTAGTGATGGAAAGTTCACCTGCTGACGAAATTAACACGCCTATGGATGCTTTATGGTATGTTATAGCCACAATATCAACCGTTGGATATGGTGATGTAACCCCCGAATCATTTGGAGGTAAAATAATTGGAATTTTCTTGATGATTGTGGGTGCTGGATTTTTCAGTTTGCTAACAGCATATTTAGCTTCATGGTTCATGGAAGAACATGAAGAGGAAGAAGATGAAATTAAAAACAAAATAATAAACATGGAAAAATCTGTAGATGAAATGAAATCAGAAATAAAGGAACTCAAAGAGCTTTTAAAAGAGAATAAATAA
- a CDS encoding Ada metal-binding domain-containing protein, translated as MKNMKKLAPILVLILIVAIVGISGCTSSNDTQTSSNDSNSSYAATSPTEPVNTTSSVATNSKSKSDNALPSSHSSSSSSTTSASAAYVANSNTGKFHYADCYWVTKMSPSHKVYFNSRQDAINAGYVPCKVCNP; from the coding sequence ATGAAAAATATGAAAAAATTAGCACCAATTTTGGTTTTAATTTTGATAGTGGCAATTGTGGGAATATCGGGATGTACAAGTTCAAATGATACACAAACATCTTCAAACGATTCAAATTCTTCATATGCAGCTACGTCACCAACAGAACCAGTTAATACTACTTCTTCGGTTGCTACAAATTCTAAATCCAAGTCAGATAATGCTTTACCGAGTTCTCACAGCAGTAGTTCAAGTAGTACAACATCTGCAAGTGCTGCTTATGTGGCAAATTCAAATACTGGAAAATTCCATTATGCAGATTGTTATTGGGTTACCAAAATGAGTCCATCTCATAAAGTATATTTTAATTCAAGACAAGATGCAATAAACGCAGGTTATGTGCCTTGTAAGGTTTGTAATCCTTAA
- a CDS encoding 2-oxoacid:acceptor oxidoreductase subunit alpha translates to MVNTENYFIQGNEACARGAIKAGCRFFAGYPITPSTEIAEDMAVFLPKEGGSFIQMEDEISALGAVIGAVWGGQKAMTATSGPGISLMQEHIGYAAMTETPLVIVNMQRGGPSTGQPTMAAQGDMMQARWGSHGDYELIALSPSSVQECFDFTVEAFNLAEEYRVPVLVMGDEIVGHMREKITVPDDVKITPRRMPEEGPETFLPYKADPEGVSPMPPFGAGYKMHVTGLTHDERGYPDTSRPETHSKLVKRLCNKILKNKDKICRAKELYTEDADIVVISYGAPSRSAITAVKQAREEGIKAGHIKLETVWPFPEEIIKSATEGAKKVFVVEMNLGQIVHEVERVICGAADVELLPKIGGEMHRPGEILKSIESCK, encoded by the coding sequence ATGGTGAATACTGAAAATTATTTCATACAGGGTAACGAAGCATGCGCAAGAGGTGCTATTAAAGCAGGCTGCAGATTCTTTGCAGGTTATCCAATAACTCCTTCCACTGAAATCGCTGAAGATATGGCGGTATTTTTACCTAAAGAAGGAGGATCATTTATACAGATGGAAGATGAAATTTCTGCACTTGGTGCGGTTATAGGGGCAGTTTGGGGCGGTCAAAAAGCAATGACTGCAACATCAGGGCCTGGAATTTCATTAATGCAGGAACATATAGGTTACGCTGCAATGACAGAGACCCCCCTCGTAATTGTTAACATGCAGAGGGGAGGCCCTTCAACTGGACAGCCCACAATGGCAGCTCAGGGAGACATGATGCAGGCAAGATGGGGATCACACGGAGATTATGAATTAATAGCTCTTTCACCGTCTTCTGTACAGGAATGTTTTGATTTTACAGTAGAGGCATTTAACTTAGCCGAAGAATACAGAGTACCTGTTTTAGTAATGGGTGATGAAATTGTAGGGCATATGAGAGAAAAAATTACAGTGCCTGATGACGTTAAAATCACCCCTAGAAGAATGCCTGAAGAAGGACCAGAAACATTCTTACCCTATAAAGCAGACCCCGAAGGCGTGTCACCAATGCCTCCATTTGGAGCAGGTTATAAAATGCATGTTACAGGACTCACACATGATGAAAGAGGTTACCCTGATACTTCACGTCCAGAAACTCATTCAAAACTCGTGAAAAGGCTTTGCAATAAAATACTTAAAAATAAAGATAAAATATGCAGGGCTAAAGAGTTGTATACTGAGGACGCAGATATTGTTGTTATTTCATATGGTGCACCTTCCAGATCTGCAATCACAGCAGTAAAACAAGCTCGAGAAGAAGGTATTAAAGCAGGACATATTAAATTAGAAACAGTGTGGCCTTTCCCTGAGGAAATAATTAAATCTGCAACAGAAGGGGCTAAAAAAGTATTCGTTGTAGAGATGAACCTTGGACAGATAGTCCATGAAGTGGAAAGGGTTATCTGTGGAGCGGCAGATGTGGAACTACTCCCAAAAATCGGGGGAGAAATGCACCGCCCAGGCGAGATATTGAAAAGTATAGAATCATGCAAATAA
- a CDS encoding Ada metal-binding domain-containing protein codes for MKRCNRIYFKTKAQARAHGYRPCKICRP; via the coding sequence ATAAAACGGTGCAACAGAATATACTTCAAAACTAAGGCACAAGCTAGAGCACATGGTTACAGGCCGTGTAAAATCTGCAGACCTTAA
- a CDS encoding YkgJ family cysteine cluster protein — MLRDTLIDRDLFEKIQEKILEEETNGESIELKKKVLEKSALKRLRKKRSIKKYSGIKKEDLKEIIEFAGMISLEIFGGPSDFEIAAAHPEWCSHCGTCCRESSPIFIHKDELEILLRFNPDLKHEIVDNDEYHGHFRFKEDLPCKFHDAKRCRIYDSRPHVCRSYPLILMGNDNRPYYVLDLYHKCDYALNLLLEKSIILFDEAVSHI, encoded by the coding sequence ATGTTAAGGGATACCTTGATAGATAGGGACTTATTTGAAAAGATCCAGGAAAAAATTTTAGAAGAAGAAACTAATGGCGAAAGTATTGAATTAAAGAAGAAGGTGCTTGAAAAATCGGCATTAAAAAGGCTTAGAAAGAAGAGATCAATTAAAAAGTACAGCGGAATTAAAAAAGAGGATCTTAAAGAAATAATTGAATTTGCAGGTATGATAAGTTTAGAGATTTTCGGCGGCCCTTCTGATTTTGAAATTGCAGCAGCGCATCCTGAGTGGTGCAGCCACTGTGGGACTTGCTGCAGAGAGTCATCACCTATATTCATACATAAAGATGAATTGGAAATATTGTTACGATTTAATCCTGATTTAAAACATGAAATAGTAGATAATGATGAATATCATGGGCATTTTCGGTTTAAAGAAGATCTCCCCTGTAAATTCCATGATGCGAAAAGATGTAGAATATATGACAGCAGGCCCCATGTTTGCAGAAGTTATCCTCTCATTTTGATGGGAAATGATAATAGGCCTTATTATGTCCTTGATTTATATCATAAGTGCGATTATGCTCTTAATTTGCTTTTAGAAAAGTCTATAATTCTGTTTGATGAGGCAGTAAGCCATATTTGA
- a CDS encoding zinc-ribbon domain-containing protein, protein MIFCPKCGKENNEEAKFCQYCGTKLTSLENKKPAQKRLQAEKIWIEKCPVCGEGPLVYHDHKGMLGLTTIHICECERCGSTFKKKGKNYQLTRVTDKSNHVWQEYGKQVLAEREWINIANGGISDAKQQEQDINSWLVDASHGKVTFADTNSPVILKKNERAFLFWSDIALWEPRVVRQTRGSYGGQTFRAAKGISFKVGNFSSHSESHEELRTVDQGMLTLTNKRLVFTGSKRTNNIDLRKIISIEPYRDGIASRRENKQKTEYFIGINRVNINISSNGHEYAIPVSGIVLKCIIEGLIKQL, encoded by the coding sequence ATGATTTTCTGTCCAAAATGTGGCAAAGAAAATAATGAAGAAGCAAAATTCTGTCAGTACTGTGGGACAAAACTTACGAGTTTAGAAAATAAAAAACCTGCTCAAAAAAGGCTGCAAGCAGAAAAAATATGGATTGAGAAATGTCCTGTTTGTGGGGAGGGTCCATTAGTTTACCATGATCATAAGGGAATGCTCGGACTTACAACAATTCATATCTGTGAATGTGAACGCTGTGGATCTACCTTCAAGAAAAAAGGCAAAAATTATCAATTAACACGAGTAACTGATAAATCAAATCATGTCTGGCAGGAATATGGAAAACAAGTCCTTGCAGAAAGAGAATGGATAAATATAGCGAATGGTGGAATTTCAGATGCTAAACAGCAAGAACAGGATATTAATTCTTGGCTGGTAGATGCATCACATGGAAAAGTTACATTTGCAGATACAAATTCTCCGGTGATTTTAAAAAAGAATGAGAGAGCTTTTCTTTTTTGGTCAGATATAGCACTTTGGGAACCTCGAGTAGTTAGACAAACAAGAGGATCTTATGGTGGACAAACTTTTCGGGCTGCAAAAGGGATATCTTTTAAAGTAGGAAATTTTTCATCACACAGTGAATCTCATGAAGAATTAAGAACTGTAGATCAGGGAATGCTCACTTTAACAAATAAAAGGCTGGTTTTTACAGGAAGTAAGCGCACTAATAACATTGATTTAAGGAAAATTATATCTATAGAACCTTATAGAGATGGTATAGCTTCTAGAAGGGAAAATAAACAAAAAACTGAGTACTTTATAGGGATCAATAGGGTTAACATTAATATCTCAAGTAATGGGCATGAATACGCCATTCCAGTTTCAGGAATTGTATTAAAATGCATCATTGAGGGGTTAATAAAACAATTATAA
- a CDS encoding 2-oxoacid:ferredoxin oxidoreductase subunit gamma, producing MRKDIRIAGFGGQGIILAGIVIGKAASLYDNIFAVQTQSYGPEARGGASKTEVVISDSEIDYPKVQKPDIFIAMSNEALMAYLNDLKDGGTLIVDPDMIKEEDISSFIEEHNINYIKASATRTATEKIKLNIVANIVMVGAIVKATKVVSEEAARNAIAASVPKGTEEKNITAFEAGMDLIGED from the coding sequence TTGCGGAAAGATATAAGAATTGCTGGATTTGGTGGTCAGGGAATAATACTGGCCGGTATCGTTATTGGAAAGGCAGCTTCTCTTTATGATAATATATTTGCTGTTCAAACACAATCTTACGGCCCTGAAGCAAGAGGCGGGGCTTCAAAGACAGAGGTAGTTATAAGTGACAGCGAAATTGATTATCCTAAAGTTCAAAAGCCAGATATTTTCATTGCAATGTCCAATGAAGCATTGATGGCATATTTAAATGATCTTAAAGATGGGGGAACATTGATAGTTGACCCAGACATGATAAAAGAAGAAGATATATCATCATTCATCGAAGAACATAATATCAATTATATTAAAGCTTCAGCAACAAGAACTGCAACAGAAAAGATTAAACTCAACATTGTAGCCAACATAGTGATGGTTGGAGCCATAGTAAAAGCAACAAAAGTAGTATCAGAGGAAGCTGCAAGGAATGCTATCGCAGCAAGCGTGCCAAAAGGAACCGAAGAAAAGAACATCACTGCATTTGAAGCTGGCATGGATCTTATTGGAGAGGATTAG